GACGGCAGTTCCTTGCAGGGCTCGCCGCGGCGTCCGGCGTCGCCGTCGCCGGCTGCGCCGATCTTCCCCTGCTCGGCGACGAGTCGACGACCTTCACCGCCTCGGACGCCGACGCCGTCATCGCGGACGCGACGCCGACGGTCGAGTGGCCCGCGCCGGTTCGACCGTCGTCGAGCGCGCTCGAGGACGCCCGCGACCGGATCGACGACTTGCTCGCCGACGTCCCCGAATCGCTCGGCCCCGACGACGTCCCCAACGGGGTCGTTCGCGAGTCGATCGTGGAGAATCGAGAGGAAGCCGTCCGAGCTCGAGACGAGGCCGACCGGGCGACGGGCCGCGAGAAGTACCACGCGTTTCGGGGGACTCGAGACGGACGCGAAACCGCACGGGCGGCGCTGACGACGCTGCTGGCCATCGAGGAAGACACGGACGCGCTGGTCGACGAACTCGCGGACGAACGCGAGGCCGTTCAATCGGCGGTCCGGGAGCGACTCGACGGCATCGACTACCGCGGCGACGATACCGAGGACGGCCGGCGACGGGCCGCGCTGTACTATCAGCAACTCGAGTCGGATCTCGTGCGCGCCCAGCGGCTCCTCGAGCGCTGGAGCGCCGATCCGGGGATGAACGTCGTCGAACTCGGCGAGGCTGCGGGCGAACTCGAGTTCGCGACGGCGACGGTAGCCGTCTGGGATCACCTCGCCGATCGGTACGAGAACGACACCACCGGGGCCGACCTCGAGTCGGTCTTCGACAGTGCGCTCGAGCGGTCGATCGACCGCGCCGAGGCCGTCGAGTTCCCCGAACAGGACGGCGAGGAGTGGTACGACGCGGTCGGACTCGAGGAGTTGGACGACGGTCGGCTCGAGTTAACCGTCTGGCACGCCGGGCGGGAAGTCACCGACGCCCGCGAACGGATGGAGGAGGGACGGACGAACGGCAACGTCGGAACCGGGCTTCACGGCGCGGTCCAGTTCGAACAGGCATTCCGAGCGTTCGAACACCTTCGCGACCGGATCGCGGCGGAGTCGGTCGCGCCACCCGACGACGTCGACGCGATCCGCGCCGAGCGGGACCGCGCACTCGAATCGGCTGTTGCGGCTCGCGAACAGGTTCCTGTCGCCGACCCGTCGCTCGGCGCGTACGTGCTCGGGGAGACGCTGCAGTCGTTCGAGTGGACCGACGAGTCCGTGCGGCGATACGCGACTCACGATCCGGAAGTCGTCGTTTCGCTATCCAGGGAGTACGGCGAATACGCGCGTCTGCAGGCGGAACTCGCGGCCCTTCCGGACGCGGTGACGGCGTTCCGCGAGCGGTTGACAGAGTGAGCGCGGTCGATCGGCCGGAATTGTCCGATCCGGGCGCCTTTACTACCCCGGGTGCGAACACCCGGTAAGAAACACCGCTCATGGCACTGACCAAGCGAATCATCCCGTGTATCGACGTCGACCTGGACGAGGACGGGAACCCGGCGGTCTACACCGGCGTTCACTTCGAGGACCTCGAGTACACCGGCGACCCCGTCGAGATGGCCAAGGCGTACAACGAGTCCGGGGCCGACGAGTTCGTCTTCCTCGATATCACCGCCTCCGCGGAGGGACGGGAGACCATGCTCGACGTCGTCCGCGACGTCGCCGACGAGGTCTTCATCCCCCTCACCGTCGGCGGCGGCATCCGCACCACCGAGGACATCAAGGAGACCCTCCGCGCCGGCGCGGACAAGGTCTCGATCACGACGGGCGCCTTAGAGCGCCCGGAACTGGTTAACGAGGGTGCGAAGGCCTTCGGCAGCCAGTGTATCGTCATCAGCGTCGACGCCAGGCGCCGCTTCGACGAGCAGGGCGAACACTACGTCGAGGTCGACGGCGAGTCCTGCTGGTTCGAGTGCACGAAGAAGGGCGGCCGCGAGGGGACCGGCATCGACGTCGTGGAGTGGGCGGCCGAGGCCGAGTCCCGCGGCGCGGGCGAACTGTTCGTCAACTCGATCGACAAGGACGGCACCAAGGACGGCTACGACCTCCCGCTGACGAAGGCAGTCTCGGAGACCGTCGACACGCCGGTCATCGCCTCTTCGGGCTGCGGGGGCCCCGAAGACATGTACGACGTGTTCACCGAGGCCGACGCGGACGCCGGGCTGGCGGCGTCGATCTTCCACTTCGGCGAGTACTCGATCGAGGAGACCAAGGAGTATCTGGACGAGCGCGGCGTGCCGGTCCGGCTCTGAGCGGGCGTCCGGCGGTCGACGGCTTGTGACGCTCATATCGGTCACGGCGCCCGT
The DNA window shown above is from Halopiger xanaduensis SH-6 and carries:
- the hisF gene encoding imidazole glycerol phosphate synthase subunit HisF, encoding MALTKRIIPCIDVDLDEDGNPAVYTGVHFEDLEYTGDPVEMAKAYNESGADEFVFLDITASAEGRETMLDVVRDVADEVFIPLTVGGGIRTTEDIKETLRAGADKVSITTGALERPELVNEGAKAFGSQCIVISVDARRRFDEQGEHYVEVDGESCWFECTKKGGREGTGIDVVEWAAEAESRGAGELFVNSIDKDGTKDGYDLPLTKAVSETVDTPVIASSGCGGPEDMYDVFTEADADAGLAASIFHFGEYSIEETKEYLDERGVPVRL